In Ignatzschineria indica, a single window of DNA contains:
- a CDS encoding phage tail tube protein gives MSGLVWTQGMRIFTVGPESAASDTLVLTEIEEVVGIDPGSAPRKKIKTTNVKETKTNTYRTGLGEPSDGSIAIQLSTDEPSHHYLLDMFMARKSLHWILGMGDGPSDGGEIPKLVDGVVTLPTDRSWVQWDGELGDFPLEFPEDDNTKVTSPISTASQPIPTLKKPGVVKTTTQTSPKTGDK, from the coding sequence ATGAGTGGATTAGTTTGGACGCAGGGTATGCGTATTTTTACAGTAGGGCCTGAGTCGGCAGCATCAGATACTTTAGTTTTAACTGAAATCGAAGAAGTGGTAGGTATTGATCCTGGATCAGCACCACGAAAGAAAATTAAAACGACGAACGTAAAAGAAACAAAAACCAACACTTATCGAACAGGGCTAGGTGAACCCAGTGATGGCTCAATTGCAATCCAACTATCAACGGATGAGCCAAGCCATCATTATTTACTTGATATGTTTATGGCTAGAAAGTCATTGCATTGGATTTTAGGGATGGGCGATGGTCCGAGTGACGGCGGAGAGATTCCAAAGTTAGTAGATGGGGTAGTAACACTTCCTACGGATCGAAGCTGGGTGCAATGGGATGGAGAGTTAGGAGATTTTCCATTAGAGTTCCCGGAAGATGATAATACGAAAGTAACATCGCCGATCAGCACTGCTAGTCAGCCTATTCCTACTTTGAAAAAGCCGGGAGTTGTAAAAACTACAACTCAAACCTCTCCTAAAACTGGTGACAAATAG
- the gp17 gene encoding tail completion protein gp17 has protein sequence MDDFIWDVVTKSPEIQEYFKGKNKIYPYGITREDPNAPYAVWTNITETPNYGIKNKSMLNKHRVQFDIYAKNGNEAKKIGEILESAFLGKGIAVLRIGPLPEAGTKLYRRTIDMSFIRKGN, from the coding sequence ATGGACGATTTTATATGGGATGTAGTTACAAAGTCTCCTGAGATTCAAGAATATTTTAAAGGGAAAAACAAGATTTATCCCTATGGCATTACGAGAGAAGATCCTAATGCTCCGTATGCAGTATGGACGAACATTACAGAGACTCCTAATTACGGCATCAAAAATAAATCGATGCTGAACAAGCACAGAGTCCAGTTTGATATTTATGCGAAAAATGGGAATGAGGCCAAAAAAATAGGAGAGATTCTTGAGAGTGCCTTTCTTGGGAAGGGCATTGCTGTTTTAAGAATAGGACCGTTACCTGAAGCGGGAACAAAGTTGTATCGAAGAACGATTGATATGAGTTTTATTAGAAAAGGAAATTAG
- a CDS encoding HK97-gp10 family putative phage morphogenesis protein, translating to MGMKFDLKGVDELIKRLKKTQLEVVEEVAPKALREAAKVVATEAKRRAELIDDPKSPENISKNITVQKSSKRNTPQDAVKYRVGVRGGGEPNDDKNPSGGDTWYWRLIEFGTVKMEAKPFMRPAMAAKQQEAAAVFISSFKEELDKVIK from the coding sequence ATGGGAATGAAATTCGATCTTAAAGGAGTTGATGAGCTAATTAAGCGGCTCAAAAAAACTCAACTTGAAGTTGTAGAGGAAGTTGCCCCGAAAGCATTAAGAGAAGCCGCGAAAGTAGTAGCAACAGAAGCAAAGAGAAGAGCTGAATTAATAGATGATCCAAAGTCTCCGGAAAATATATCTAAAAATATTACAGTTCAAAAATCAAGTAAGAGAAATACTCCACAGGATGCAGTCAAGTATCGTGTAGGTGTACGTGGAGGCGGTGAGCCAAATGATGATAAAAATCCATCCGGTGGCGATACTTGGTACTGGCGGCTAATTGAGTTTGGCACAGTTAAAATGGAAGCAAAACCATTTATGCGACCGGCAATGGCAGCTAAGCAACAAGAAGCGGCGGCAGTGTTTATCAGTTCTTTTAAGGAAGAGCTGGATAAGGTTATTAAGTAG
- a CDS encoding HNH endonuclease: protein MSGKTINALLSRGIDSTLAQNLANLGYTLQKMKMMTEDELIDKGLSEDQVHKLFLEKRPPIPPSILNRVMYKNKHTCCICRDSSKPIILHHIIEWSESRDHSEENLAVLCLDHHDEAHTKRDLSLTLTADRVRGYKRSWEEDCEKQDIIELYHLKYSSESSSWAWINIPRLFEIFLKKKLEIIPSDLNKVTYEILRDKGFLDQNNILIDEEEWPVKRPSTDFYYLDFWDGKYIADYLATVLEVTLRRLPIIDITENLKQKGWLKSMIKDGSFIALQADFYFKDVDKIEDNKKKNKKAYYRGHGIKIEYSFNPWFCLSSSARHCWMSGHTKQTIVGRVRSIIEEEGELVINISCIASGSYFATHPARVFRM from the coding sequence ATGTCTGGCAAAACAATAAATGCGTTATTATCAAGAGGTATTGATAGCACATTAGCACAAAATTTGGCCAACTTAGGTTACACATTGCAAAAAATGAAAATGATGACTGAAGATGAGCTAATAGATAAAGGGCTTTCCGAAGATCAGGTTCATAAGTTATTTTTAGAGAAAAGGCCACCTATTCCGCCTTCTATTTTAAATAGAGTCATGTATAAAAATAAACATACTTGCTGTATTTGTAGAGATTCTTCAAAACCTATTATTCTTCATCATATTATAGAATGGAGTGAGTCTAGAGATCATAGTGAAGAAAATTTAGCTGTTTTATGTCTTGATCACCATGATGAAGCACATACTAAAAGGGATTTAAGTCTTACTTTAACGGCAGATAGAGTAAGAGGGTATAAAAGAAGTTGGGAAGAAGATTGTGAGAAACAAGATATAATTGAACTTTATCATCTAAAATACTCGAGTGAATCGTCGAGTTGGGCGTGGATTAATATACCTAGGCTGTTTGAGATATTTCTTAAAAAGAAATTGGAGATAATACCTTCTGATTTAAATAAAGTAACATATGAAATTTTGAGAGATAAAGGATTCTTAGATCAAAATAATATTCTTATTGATGAGGAGGAATGGCCTGTAAAAAGACCATCTACAGATTTTTATTATCTTGATTTTTGGGACGGCAAGTATATTGCTGATTATTTGGCAACAGTTTTGGAAGTAACATTAAGAAGATTACCAATTATCGATATTACGGAGAACCTAAAGCAGAAAGGCTGGCTGAAGTCGATGATTAAAGATGGTTCTTTCATTGCTTTACAGGCTGATTTTTATTTTAAAGATGTAGATAAAATCGAGGATAATAAAAAAAAGAATAAAAAAGCTTATTATCGAGGGCATGGGATTAAAATTGAATATAGTTTTAATCCTTGGTTTTGTTTGAGCAGTTCAGCTAGACATTGTTGGATGAGTGGTCACACAAAGCAAACGATAGTTGGGAGAGTAAGGAGCATTATAGAAGAAGAGGGTGAGTTAGTTATAAATATATCCTGCATTGCATCAGGATCTTATTTTGCGACACATCCAGCTAGGGTCTTTAGAATGTAA
- a CDS encoding phage head closure protein, producing the protein MKGVKAGSLRHRITIEQVTIKDGPYRDEEWSEYRKNVAAKVTFLSTKELVASGAELSEVKARIQVRYDKNINAKMRIKFREELYEIEGVMPDNESGLQWLTLSVNKGLSYIK; encoded by the coding sequence ATGAAAGGAGTTAAAGCGGGATCATTACGACATAGAATCACTATTGAGCAAGTAACAATTAAAGATGGGCCTTATCGTGATGAAGAGTGGAGCGAATACCGAAAAAACGTAGCTGCAAAAGTCACTTTTCTAAGCACAAAAGAACTTGTTGCAAGCGGTGCGGAATTATCAGAAGTAAAAGCTCGAATACAAGTGAGATACGACAAGAACATTAATGCAAAGATGCGCATTAAGTTTCGTGAAGAGCTTTACGAAATCGAGGGCGTGATGCCGGATAATGAAAGTGGGCTTCAATGGTTAACACTTTCTGTCAATAAAGGATTATCTTATATTAAATAA
- a CDS encoding head-tail connector protein, translating into MMLVTLEEAKHQCYVDHEFDDELINLYIKTASAAVARYLKRDDLSAENAPIEAKYATLAYVGKMYKDRDNDEDRDYAHGMLPNFVTAILYPLREPTVQ; encoded by the coding sequence ATGATGCTAGTAACTTTAGAAGAAGCGAAGCATCAATGCTATGTGGATCATGAGTTTGACGATGAGCTAATTAATCTTTACATCAAAACAGCAAGCGCTGCAGTTGCTAGGTATCTTAAACGTGATGATCTGTCCGCTGAGAATGCGCCGATAGAAGCTAAATACGCAACATTGGCATATGTCGGAAAGATGTATAAAGATCGCGATAATGATGAAGATAGAGATTACGCTCATGGCATGCTTCCAAATTTTGTGACAGCAATACTCTATCCTCTTCGCGAGCCAACAGTGCAGTAG
- a CDS encoding phage portal protein, translating into MFSFFRRGRKQGAKSAERGNWRPMLIGDLFAGGLGYGKKLQNEKLLTHYAVFSCLSLISQDIAKLPFVVVKKNSSDVLQRVDSPYLKSLRKPNYYQNHIQFKEAWIYSKLMYGNTYVLAVRDSAGVIIGHHILDPKSVTPCVSNSGYVYYKLASDKLSGIDEEVMVPASEVIHDRFNCLFHPLVGISPLYAASASVEQGLKIQENSATFFGNKAVPSGLLTAPGNIADDTAKRMKEHWESNYSGNGAGKVAVLGDGLKFEPMSMTALDSQLIEQLKLTAEVVCALFKVNPYLAGISDKRPQETVEGIYLEYLQKTLHFHIESMEAVLDDAYELDGVTESIDLDTTNLLRMDTLNRYKSHSEALKAAFKTINEVRAEEGLNPVTGGSTPYLQQQNFSLEALSKRDAKDDPFAKTGKDLKSEEVEEMEKSLIKGLIEGFKLNG; encoded by the coding sequence ATGTTTAGTTTTTTTAGACGAGGTAGAAAACAGGGAGCTAAGTCTGCCGAAAGGGGAAATTGGCGACCAATGCTTATTGGAGATCTATTCGCAGGTGGTTTAGGTTATGGTAAAAAACTACAAAATGAAAAACTCTTAACTCATTACGCTGTTTTTTCTTGTTTATCTCTGATATCACAAGATATCGCCAAGTTGCCTTTTGTGGTAGTAAAGAAAAATAGTAGTGACGTACTTCAGAGAGTTGATAGCCCTTATTTAAAATCTCTAAGGAAACCGAACTATTATCAAAATCACATACAGTTCAAAGAAGCGTGGATTTATTCAAAATTAATGTATGGAAACACCTATGTTTTGGCTGTTAGAGATAGCGCCGGAGTAATCATAGGGCATCATATTCTTGATCCTAAATCCGTCACTCCTTGTGTGTCTAATAGCGGGTATGTTTACTACAAGTTAGCTAGCGATAAACTCTCTGGTATAGATGAGGAAGTGATGGTGCCGGCGAGTGAGGTTATCCATGATCGATTCAATTGTTTGTTTCATCCTTTAGTTGGCATATCGCCTTTATATGCAGCGAGTGCATCTGTAGAGCAAGGATTAAAAATCCAAGAAAATAGTGCGACATTTTTTGGTAATAAAGCTGTGCCTAGCGGGTTATTAACAGCCCCTGGAAATATTGCTGATGATACAGCCAAAAGAATGAAAGAACACTGGGAGAGTAATTACTCTGGAAATGGTGCTGGAAAAGTAGCTGTTTTAGGTGATGGGTTAAAGTTTGAGCCCATGTCGATGACAGCGCTAGATTCTCAGCTTATTGAACAATTAAAGTTAACTGCTGAGGTTGTTTGTGCGTTATTTAAAGTAAATCCATATCTTGCTGGTATCTCTGATAAGAGGCCTCAAGAAACGGTCGAAGGCATTTATTTAGAGTATTTACAGAAAACATTACATTTTCATATTGAGTCAATGGAAGCTGTTCTTGATGATGCTTACGAGTTAGATGGCGTTACTGAATCGATTGATTTGGATACTACTAACTTGCTAAGAATGGATACATTAAATCGTTACAAGTCTCACAGCGAGGCATTAAAAGCCGCATTTAAAACTATTAATGAAGTTCGTGCCGAGGAAGGGCTAAATCCGGTTACTGGTGGGAGTACTCCTTACTTGCAACAACAAAACTTTTCACTAGAAGCGCTCTCTAAGAGAGACGCAAAAGACGATCCTTTTGCTAAAACTGGAAAAGACCTTAAATCAGAAGAAGTGGAAGAGATGGAAAAATCATTGATAAAAGGGCTTATAGAGGGGTTTAAATTAAATGGATGA
- a CDS encoding E3 binding domain-containing protein: protein MNASQAARDFARENGVDLNEVIGTGSGGSITKPDVEKYLDEKNQG, encoded by the coding sequence ATTAATGCGAGTCAAGCTGCACGAGATTTTGCTCGTGAAAATGGCGTTGATCTTAATGAAGTCATAGGTACGGGGTCTGGGGGAAGCATTACGAAGCCGGATGTTGAGAAGTATCTTGATGAGAAGAATCAAGGATAG
- a CDS encoding phage major capsid protein gives MFAKHIKGLEAAKKKAQDSKTAILKKVADEGLTLSENEVAEIQELDDSIKTIEVDLKYYRDASVEDQASAEPIDGTTEKAGHGSRQGQSSVRVVTPNLEKGVMFARLVKTLARAKGSASDAIIFAENDAKKTNDNRLLNLVKAAVSPATTQNTEWAGALTEGKEASKEFIELLLPATILGKFGANGIPSLREIPFNVLVPGQSLGGSATWVGEGKPASVTAAGFFNTKLDRMKLSAISVLTEEMVLDSSPAADLLVRDTLIAAISSRIDKDFIDPNKTESARLSPASITNKGVAIQSVGNNSEAIKRDAVAMHEPFIKANIPTDRLVWMMGSSTALTLSLMTTPQGAPAFPGMTPSGGFFLGKPVIVSSNVGKMLILADAASILIAKDDDINVKYSQEANIKMSSNPEDDADAESVSMFQNDMVAIKTDQHINWSLARSGSVSYIKEVNWTFDDGEPVK, from the coding sequence ATGTTTGCAAAGCACATTAAAGGGCTCGAAGCTGCCAAGAAAAAAGCTCAAGATTCAAAAACGGCAATTTTAAAGAAAGTTGCGGACGAAGGACTTACTCTATCAGAGAATGAAGTAGCTGAGATTCAAGAGTTGGACGACAGCATCAAGACTATCGAAGTTGATTTGAAATATTACCGCGATGCAAGCGTTGAAGATCAAGCGTCAGCGGAGCCTATTGATGGAACTACTGAAAAGGCTGGACATGGCTCTCGACAAGGACAGTCAAGTGTTCGTGTTGTAACTCCTAATTTAGAAAAAGGAGTAATGTTTGCCCGTTTAGTGAAAACTTTGGCTCGAGCAAAAGGCTCTGCTTCGGACGCTATTATCTTTGCAGAAAATGATGCAAAGAAAACAAATGACAATCGACTTCTCAATCTTGTGAAGGCGGCCGTGTCTCCAGCGACAACTCAAAACACCGAATGGGCTGGTGCATTAACCGAAGGTAAAGAGGCGTCTAAAGAGTTTATTGAGCTTCTTTTGCCGGCAACGATTCTCGGAAAATTTGGCGCAAATGGTATTCCTAGCTTGCGAGAGATCCCGTTCAACGTTTTAGTGCCTGGACAAAGCCTTGGTGGTTCTGCTACATGGGTTGGAGAGGGGAAGCCGGCATCAGTAACAGCGGCTGGATTCTTTAATACAAAACTTGATCGTATGAAATTGTCCGCTATTTCTGTGTTAACTGAAGAGATGGTTTTAGATAGTTCACCTGCAGCTGATCTTTTGGTAAGAGATACTTTGATTGCTGCAATTTCCAGCAGAATTGATAAGGACTTTATCGATCCTAATAAAACTGAATCTGCGCGCCTATCTCCAGCATCAATTACAAATAAGGGTGTAGCGATTCAAAGTGTTGGGAATAACTCAGAGGCAATTAAACGTGATGCAGTAGCGATGCATGAGCCTTTTATCAAAGCAAATATTCCAACGGATAGATTAGTTTGGATGATGGGATCATCTACAGCATTAACATTATCGTTAATGACAACGCCCCAGGGAGCTCCAGCATTTCCAGGCATGACGCCAAGTGGTGGATTTTTCTTAGGAAAGCCTGTGATTGTGAGTAGTAATGTTGGGAAAATGCTTATTCTTGCTGATGCAGCCAGTATTTTGATTGCTAAAGATGATGATATCAATGTGAAATACAGTCAGGAAGCGAATATTAAGATGAGCTCAAACCCTGAAGATGATGCGGATGCTGAATCAGTAAGCATGTTTCAGAATGATATGGTTGCGATTAAAACGGATCAACATATCAATTGGTCATTAGCTCGTAGTGGTAGTGTTTCTTACATCAAAGAGGTCAACTGGACTTTTGATGATGGTGAGCCGGTAAAGTAG
- a CDS encoding HK97 family phage prohead protease, with product MSKDLKDKLNKSNRAYSVISVKNFEDKDGFFIFSGIATTPKTDRHGDVVEPKGIEFENPVPLLWQHRHAEPVGHVYFEEATEEGVRFTAKIPYIKEEGELKKRVDEAIHSIQYDLVRCLSIGFRTLKYAWIDETYGMHIQEWECYELSLVTIPANSDAIITEIKSLDQQQRALPIKVDHTRKSVGASTNKKKVIQIY from the coding sequence ATGAGCAAAGATTTGAAAGATAAGCTGAATAAAAGTAATCGAGCTTATTCAGTTATATCGGTTAAAAATTTTGAGGATAAAGATGGCTTCTTTATTTTCTCAGGAATCGCGACAACTCCGAAAACAGATCGTCATGGGGATGTTGTTGAACCCAAGGGGATTGAGTTTGAAAATCCAGTGCCGCTACTTTGGCAGCATCGACATGCAGAGCCTGTAGGTCATGTTTACTTTGAAGAGGCTACAGAAGAGGGGGTGAGATTCACCGCTAAAATCCCTTACATCAAAGAAGAGGGCGAGCTTAAGAAGCGAGTAGATGAAGCTATTCACTCTATTCAATATGACTTAGTTCGCTGTTTATCTATTGGATTTAGAACATTGAAGTATGCGTGGATTGATGAAACATACGGCATGCATATTCAAGAATGGGAATGTTATGAGTTATCGCTAGTAACTATACCGGCTAACTCAGATGCAATTATCACAGAGATTAAGAGTTTAGATCAGCAACAAAGGGCGTTACCTATCAAGGTTGATCATACTCGTAAATCGGTCGGCGCTTCGACCAATAAGAAGAAAGTTATTCAAATTTATTAA
- a CDS encoding terminase large subunit translates to MIEPRYIELPVHIIRAIKSGPVPKVRNWRELEFHQLTRAERMCAFIENHCVVPEGKLAGQPAKLSLFQEAFIYAIYDNPHQTTEAILSIARKNGKTGLIAFLMLGHIVGPESKLNSRVISGAMSREQASEVYRAAANCAELSDDLRSLVRATPSQKALLGLPVNAEYKAISAEGKTAHGNNPVLTIIDEAGQIKGNTSEFIEAITTAGGAYDDPLRITISTQSETDHDYFSLDIDDAIEHQPVDKVCHLYEAEKDCDLLDEEQWLYANPALGEFKDINYLRAEADKASRSPRLANTFRRYQLNQRIVSNDAFIQADEWKLCNAKPAVLDKEKMRIFGGFDLSQNTDLTSFVLIGIGEEVEVYPYFWMPNHKIEERDKTDRAPYLFWRDEGFIMTTPGATVDYDFVAYQLIEILEDHGLWFSDLKIGFDRWRFVFFKRALMEAGITEAEIDECFIEYGQGFKDMDPALKKMTEYILNHKINHGDNPVLNMCSFNAVSVEDAAGNIKLEKRKATGRIDGIQAFGMAIGASLKEPEEVKKEPKLFFI, encoded by the coding sequence ATGATTGAACCACGTTATATTGAGTTGCCAGTGCATATCATCAGAGCAATCAAGAGTGGTCCTGTTCCTAAAGTAAGAAATTGGCGAGAGCTAGAGTTTCATCAGCTGACAAGAGCCGAGCGAATGTGCGCTTTTATTGAAAACCATTGTGTTGTCCCTGAAGGAAAATTAGCAGGTCAGCCGGCAAAGTTATCTCTCTTTCAAGAAGCTTTTATCTATGCTATTTACGACAATCCTCATCAAACAACTGAAGCGATTTTATCCATAGCCCGAAAGAACGGCAAAACTGGATTAATCGCTTTTTTAATGCTCGGTCACATTGTTGGTCCAGAATCAAAGCTCAACTCTCGAGTGATATCGGGCGCAATGAGTCGTGAGCAAGCTTCCGAAGTCTATCGTGCAGCAGCTAACTGCGCTGAATTATCTGATGATCTCCGTTCTTTGGTGAGGGCGACACCTTCACAAAAAGCACTACTCGGACTTCCTGTGAATGCTGAATATAAAGCAATCAGTGCAGAGGGAAAGACAGCACATGGTAATAACCCTGTTTTAACAATTATTGATGAAGCAGGGCAGATAAAGGGAAATACTTCAGAGTTCATTGAAGCGATTACGACTGCAGGTGGTGCTTATGATGATCCATTAAGGATTACGATTAGTACTCAGTCTGAAACAGATCATGACTACTTTTCTCTCGATATCGATGATGCGATAGAACATCAGCCGGTAGACAAGGTTTGTCACTTATATGAGGCCGAGAAAGATTGCGATCTACTCGATGAAGAACAATGGCTCTATGCAAATCCAGCGTTGGGTGAGTTTAAAGATATCAATTATTTGAGAGCAGAAGCAGATAAAGCCTCCCGCTCTCCAAGATTGGCCAATACCTTTCGGAGATATCAACTTAATCAAAGGATTGTATCGAACGATGCATTTATACAAGCTGATGAATGGAAGCTGTGCAATGCAAAGCCCGCTGTTCTTGATAAAGAAAAGATGAGGATATTTGGGGGATTCGACTTATCCCAAAATACAGACCTGACATCTTTTGTACTGATTGGAATTGGTGAAGAAGTAGAGGTTTATCCCTATTTTTGGATGCCTAATCACAAGATTGAAGAGCGAGATAAGACCGATAGGGCACCTTACCTTTTTTGGCGTGATGAAGGTTTCATTATGACAACGCCAGGTGCAACTGTTGATTATGACTTTGTTGCCTACCAACTGATTGAAATTCTTGAAGATCATGGGCTTTGGTTTAGTGATTTAAAGATAGGTTTTGATAGATGGCGATTTGTATTCTTTAAACGAGCATTGATGGAAGCCGGCATTACTGAAGCAGAAATTGATGAGTGCTTTATTGAATATGGGCAGGGGTTCAAGGACATGGACCCCGCTTTAAAAAAAATGACCGAGTACATCCTAAACCACAAAATTAATCATGGAGATAATCCTGTTTTAAATATGTGCTCATTTAATGCGGTATCGGTAGAGGATGCTGCAGGAAATATTAAGTTAGAAAAACGAAAAGCAACAGGGAGAATCGATGGAATTCAGGCTTTTGGTATGGCAATTGGGGCATCTTTAAAAGAGCCTGAAGAGGTCAAGAAAGAGCCAAAATTATTCTTTATATAA
- a CDS encoding TerS protein, which produces MSKIDTATGAINAFEQANKIHSPPDFIKLSDFDMHFWRAIMNSKAYETWTEFDLIQAANLAISQATIQKLTEEIKAEGVLVKKEGTNTTIPNPKIDAKIKEVDLSIRLSRIIHVHAEATGGRAKDARGKNRSVRDARNVMTGGSPLLAGGGLPLND; this is translated from the coding sequence ATGAGTAAAATTGATACTGCTACCGGTGCTATCAATGCATTTGAGCAAGCTAACAAAATTCATAGCCCGCCAGATTTTATAAAACTATCAGATTTTGATATGCACTTTTGGCGAGCGATTATGAACTCGAAAGCATACGAAACGTGGACTGAGTTTGATTTAATTCAAGCAGCTAATCTTGCAATCTCTCAAGCTACAATTCAGAAGTTAACAGAAGAGATTAAAGCGGAAGGAGTTTTAGTAAAAAAAGAAGGAACGAATACGACAATTCCAAATCCAAAGATTGATGCAAAAATAAAAGAGGTAGATTTATCTATTCGATTATCACGCATTATTCATGTGCATGCCGAAGCGACAGGTGGCAGAGCAAAAGATGCGAGAGGAAAAAATAGAAGCGTAAGAGATGCTCGAAATGTAATGACAGGAGGATCTCCTCTGCTTGCAGGAGGAGGATTGCCACTGAATGATTGA
- a CDS encoding HNH endonuclease signature motif containing protein: MQRQVGRWWRAWYSTARWREMRKQLLQRKPYCLYCKKREGRIVKATVADHIIPHKGNPTLFWDEDNLQPLCKRCHDSDKAREEAGGRVKVRFGADGYPIQVPGGE, encoded by the coding sequence ATGCAACGTCAAGTAGGAAGATGGTGGCGTGCGTGGTATTCGACTGCACGATGGCGTGAGATGCGCAAGCAATTATTACAGAGAAAACCTTACTGTCTTTATTGCAAGAAACGCGAGGGAAGAATCGTTAAGGCTACGGTTGCGGATCATATCATTCCACACAAAGGTAATCCCACATTGTTTTGGGATGAAGATAATCTACAGCCTCTCTGTAAACGATGTCATGACAGTGATAAAGCACGAGAAGAAGCCGGCGGTCGGGTGAAGGTAAGATTTGGTGCTGATGGCTATCCGATTCAGGTACCCGGGGGGGAGTGA
- a CDS encoding DUF2681 domain-containing protein, whose amino-acid sequence MNKVLSVLITVMSAIGAFLMLLIRQKNRELEKKDDEIKQHKSKAEQQQFIAEQETETKNATSNLSSASESDIDSMLEQTGSYRD is encoded by the coding sequence ATGAATAAGGTCTTATCAGTATTAATAACAGTTATGAGCGCTATAGGCGCTTTTTTAATGCTCTTAATTCGGCAGAAGAATCGAGAGCTTGAGAAGAAAGATGACGAAATCAAACAACATAAATCAAAAGCAGAGCAACAACAATTTATTGCTGAGCAAGAAACAGAAACAAAGAATGCTACAAGTAACCTCAGTAGCGCTTCTGAGTCTGATATTGACAGCATGCTCGAGCAAACTGGTTCATACCGAGATTGA
- a CDS encoding TIGR02594 family protein — protein MNAGVVGGVAKVVSENQLNFPWIEWGMKEIGVKRTGIGAGNPRIIEYWKMFRMSGIKNERISWCSAFVGAALEASGINTNSKDKSIYQRRTKDSSQYWLHWDGGEKVRPCYGCIAVMTRSGGGHVGFLVGEDGDNWVLLGGNQGSAVSIAKFPKSRFIGYVMPKGYKSLKPIPSLKADGEVNLQ, from the coding sequence ATGAATGCAGGAGTAGTAGGCGGAGTTGCGAAAGTGGTATCCGAAAATCAATTAAATTTCCCATGGATTGAGTGGGGGATGAAAGAGATTGGGGTTAAGCGAACAGGTATTGGTGCTGGTAATCCACGAATTATTGAATATTGGAAGATGTTCAGAATGAGTGGAATAAAGAATGAAAGAATCTCCTGGTGTTCGGCATTTGTAGGTGCTGCACTTGAAGCTAGCGGGATTAATACGAATTCAAAAGATAAGTCGATATATCAGAGGCGAACAAAAGATAGCTCGCAGTATTGGTTGCATTGGGATGGTGGTGAAAAGGTAAGACCTTGCTACGGCTGTATTGCGGTAATGACAAGATCAGGTGGAGGACATGTTGGGTTCTTAGTTGGTGAAGATGGGGATAATTGGGTGCTACTTGGTGGCAATCAAGGATCAGCAGTATCAATCGCTAAGTTCCCAAAATCTCGCTTTATTGGATATGTAATGCCGAAGGGGTATAAGTCGCTTAAGCCTATTCCAAGTTTAAAAGCAGATGGAGAGGTTAATTTGCAATGA